Part of the Candidatus Eisenbacteria bacterium genome, CCTCGTCCGGGGAGACGCTTGACATGCGAACCGTCTTGGCTTTCGCTCGGCGCGAGCTCGGCGGCTTCGTCCATTCCCCGATCGCCTGCGCCGCGGGGACGGTCTTCCTCTTCCTCGCGGGTTTCTTCTTCCGCGGGCACGTGCTCTTCTATCATCTGCAATCCTTCCAGGCCGGAGCGAGACCTCCCGGCGCCGAGCCGCTCCGGATCTCCGACGGGATCCTCCGGCCGTTCTTCGGCACGATGAGCGTTCTCGTTCTCCTCGTCCTCCCGTTTCTTGCCGCGCGCCTCTTTGCGAGAGAAAAGAGAAGCGGATCGCTCGCGCTCCTCCTCAGCTATCCGATCCGTCCCATTCACGCGGTTCTCGGAAAGTTCGCCGGGGCGCTTCTCTTCCTCGCGGTTCTTCTTCTCGCGAGCGCGGTGCTTCCGGCGTTCCTGCTCTTCGCTTCGGCTCCGGACGCGGGGGTTCTCGCCGGGGGGTACGCGGGGCTCTTTCTCTTCGGCGCAACGTTCTTGGCGCTTGGGCTTCTCGCCTCCTCGCTCACCGCGAGCGCGGCCGTCGCCGCCATCTGGACCGTCGGGTTCTTCGTGCTCGCGTGGGGGATCGGTTGGAGCGCGGCGTTCGGCGGACCGGCTGCGGGACGGGCTCTCGAGTCGATCTCTTTCTTCCATCGGTATGCGCGCTCCAGCGCCGGAATACTCGAGGCGGGGGACGCCCTCTTCTTCCTCGCGTGGATCGCCTTTCCGCTTTTCTTGGCCGCTCGGGTCGTCGGGACGAGAGGGTGGAGGGATGTGACGGTCCGCGGGATCGGCTTCTTCGTCGCGATCGGCCTTCTCCTCGCGGCGGCGGTGGTCGCGGCGGATCGTCACGGTCCGCGTATCGACATCACGTCCGAGGGGGAGCACGCGCTCGCGCCCGGCACGGTCGAGATCCTCGCTCGGCTCGACGGGCCGCTTGAGGCGACCGCCTTCTATCGGCCGGGGGATCCCGGCGCCTCGCTCGCTCGCGATCTCCTGGAGAGGTTCGCGGGCGCGAGCTCCCGGTTCGCGTACTCGATCGTCGATCCGGATCGGAACCCAGGAGTCGCGCGGGCGCTCGGACTTCGG contains:
- a CDS encoding Gldg family protein — translated: MRTVLAFARRELGGFVHSPIACAAGTVFLFLAGFFFRGHVLFYHLQSFQAGARPPGAEPLRISDGILRPFFGTMSVLVLLVLPFLAARLFAREKRSGSLALLLSYPIRPIHAVLGKFAGALLFLAVLLLASAVLPAFLLFASAPDAGVLAGGYAGLFLFGATFLALGLLASSLTASAAVAAIWTVGFFVLAWGIGWSAAFGGPAAGRALESISFFHRYARSSAGILEAGDALFFLAWIAFPLFLAARVVGTRGWRDVTVRGIGFFVAIGLLLAAAVVAADRHGPRIDITSEGEHALAPGTVEILARLDGPLEATAFYRPGDPGASLARDLLERFAGASSRFAYSIVDPDRNPGVARALGLRAYGAIILKKEGRRETVLARDEAEIAAGVLRLLEKEPRRVRFLAGRGEKDPEERGDSGYSRAAERLRKAGLGVERGSQASEKGVHDEAGALVLAGPIQTLQPEEIDHLEEFVRRGGRLAVLIDPDGSSNINDLLGRFGIEAADEVIVDPSSRLFGADLQVPIVAEYDRHDATRALRGRSVFPRARPLRLRHEEARGEIRSLFRAGPEARGEADSLRLARGTLELREGNHEGPLLLGAVVSVRAEGNRTGRLAVIGDSDFASNLFIEIGVNGDLFVDLIGWLARGDGPLGIRTRSLASEPLLLSDREAKTLAVFSLGIVPGAYLLASLAVLIRWRRGS